In Candidatus Babeliales bacterium, the genomic stretch GGTCAAAATTGCATTTATACATTTACCATATTATTAAATAGCTTCATTAAGACATCATTTTGAACTTCTAGATTATGAAATGTATGAATACATTCTTTATTAGAAGTTGCAATACTTCTTGCCGTAGAAGAATCCTGTAGAAACCCCGATATCTTCTCCGCCAATGCATCAGAGTTCCTTTGCGGCACCAGGCACTCCGTATTTTCACGAACTAGCTCAGGAATCCCGCCCACCTGCGTACTCACAAGAGGTATTTCCATTGCCATCGCTTCCATAAGTGAAAGAGGTGTTCCCTCCTCATCCCCATTTGGAACAATGACACTAGGCAATAGAAAAAGATCAGCTTTACTTAAAAATTCAAAAACTTCCTGTTGTATTTTTGGCCCAACAAATGTTACATCATTCGAAAGATTTAACTCTCGCACACGCTGTTCCAATTTTTTTCTAAGTGGCCCATCGCCAACAAGATAATAATGTATGTGATGAAACTTCTTCAGCTTTTGCACCGCCTCAATCGCATATACATGGCCCTTTTCTTCAGATAATCTCCCAACCGAAACAAGCACTTTATGCTTCCCCCTGCTATCGTCCTGCTTGACTCGTTTTTGAAATACAGAAAGATCAATACCGAGATAGTGCACTATGATTTTTTGCTCATCGCAACCGATTGAGATTAATTTATTTTTAAAGTGCTCACTCAGCGGTAGAAAAATATCACCATGCTCAAACAATGTATTGTAAAAAGTGTCTCCATATACCTTCAAACATTTTGTCATATCATATCCGAAGAACGTGGTTGCAATCTTACCTTTTAGAAGCCCCATACTTCTAAAAAGAACCGCCTTTTGCCCATTTGTCCCATACATACTATATAAAATGTCATACTCACGCCTTCCATAAAATGCAGCAATCTCACTAAGCATCCATCCTACGGAATAATCTTGTATAGACAAAAATTTCACACCCAACTTCTTCGCATGAAGTGCGCGCAACGCGAGAACGGGATGCCGCAGAGAAACACGAATATAAAATGCAATCCGTTGCACAAATGAAGAAGGGATACTACAGCGAAAGAATGTTTTTTCAAGAAGCTTATACCGACCAACTGCTTCATGAATTACTACATCACTATTCCGCTGAAGCGCATAAATTTCCACATCATTGCCACGATCAATCATGCCTGTAATTTGGTCAAGAATAAAAGTTTCGCTCAATGATGGAAACTGGTTAACTATAAACAATATTTTCATATCTTAAGGTTGAATTACTTTTAAGTCTCCGAATAAATCTGCGAAAATGGGCTCTTGTTTGATTCTACCCATGAGGTCCTGAAGCTGCTGTATTGAGAGCCATTCCATATTCTTGCTGCTTGTATATTCAAAATCACCGTCTACTTGCCGTCCTCCAATGTACACATAGGAAGCTAGATCAAGCTCGGCTGATGGCTTAATAAGAAAATAATCTTCAAATTCAAGAATCTGTTGTACCTCTTCTCCAACAATCATTGCTTCATCTATCCGCTCTCCTGGCCGCATACCTATTTCATAAAGTGATGCGTCCTCGCATATGGCATGTGCAAGATCAATAATTCTCATAGATGGAGCTTTTTTCACAAAAAGCTCTCCTCCATGCATAATATCTATTGTCTTTAAAATCATCTTGATCGCCTCCGCCTCTTCCAAACAAAAGCGAGTCATTCGAACATCGGTGATTGGAAGTTTTTTTATTCCTTGATCGATAAGACCCCTAAAATAGGGAATCACTGAGCCTCGGCTACCTGCAATATTCCCAAAGCGCACAACAGAAAACGCCGTACCATACGCACACGAGTAACTATTTGCATTTATGAAAAGCTTATCTGAGCATAGTTTTGTAGCTCCGTATAAATTAATCGGCGCACAAGCTTTGTCAGTACTCAAGACAACAACTTTTTTCACATTCTGCTCGATTGAAGCTTGAATAAGATTTTGCGCTCCAAGAACATTTGTTTTGATTGCTTCATATGGATTTAATTCGCATGTAGAAACATGTTTTAACGCCGCAGTATGAACAACAATATCCACACCACGAAGTGCATTCATAAGAGTCGCCTGATCACGAACATCTCCGATCATAAATAAAAGCCGTTTATCTCCTTTGAAAGGCATTTGTTGCGACATAATAAACTGCTTATATTCATCTCGTGAAAATACGATTACCCGTTTAGGTTCATATCTCTTAAGAATTTCAGATGTTACAGCTTTTCCAAGCGTTCCAGTTCCACCTGTAATCAAAATCGTTTTATCTTTAATCACATTCTTCCTCTCTTTTTACATCTCGCGGTAGAGAATTTTCAGCTCTGATTGATCCGAGCGCTAATGCATAAACTATGTCACAACAAGAAAACACCGATAGCCACTGAACCCTAGAAGGGCACCCCACTTAACCGAACCAAAATACCGTTCTACAACGACACCTGCTAGCAACCATACGTATATCCATGGACACGACCACTATTGCAAAGTATCATCTGGACAGAGGTAGTGTAATTCTTAAAATTTATAACTCAAATAAACGATCAATCTTTTATGCAACCAAATCTCTTCCCAACGCCCCTTCTCAAACAGTTTTATGCCAACAAAATGATCCTTATCACCGGTGGGAAAGGACATATCGCCACTCATTTACACAATGCGTTAACTGCTCTTAATGCATACGTCACATTACTTGATATCGCAGAAGAGCCGTCACCAACTTCGGATAGGTATATTTCTGGTTCTATAACAGAATTACCCGTATGCCTAGACGCAACACAAGACATTGATATTGTATTTCATACAGCCGCAATTACTCGAGGGCCTTATAGTCATATTTACAAAACAAACGTAACGGGAACCATCAATTTACTCGAGGCATGCAAAATAAATAAAGTAGGCACTCTTGTTTTCTCGTCATCGGCTGCTGTGTATGGAGAACAAAAAACCGCTTGCCGCGAAAATTTCGCATGCGAGCCTATTTCTTTATATGGAGCAAGCAAACTCGCAGCTGAAAATTATTGTCAATTGTATAGTACGATCTGCCAATTAAGGATCATATGTCTTCGCTACTTTAATGTATATCATGAAACGTTCGGGCTTTTACACACCCTTTCATCATATATGAAACAAAACCGTCCTATAGATATTTTCGGAAATGGAACTCAAGTTCGTGACTTTGTACATGTTGATCAGGTGGTACTTACTAGCCTTCTTCTCCTACTCGCAAATACGCCTAAGTGCGCCACATATAATGTTGGAAGTGGGCAAGCAACGCCCTTGCTTCAAATAGTCGATAAATTGAAATCAACGTTC encodes the following:
- a CDS encoding NAD-dependent epimerase/dehydratase family protein, with protein sequence MQPNLFPTPLLKQFYANKMILITGGKGHIATHLHNALTALNAYVTLLDIAEEPSPTSDRYISGSITELPVCLDATQDIDIVFHTAAITRGPYSHIYKTNVTGTINLLEACKINKVGTLVFSSSAAVYGEQKTACRENFACEPISLYGASKLAAENYCQLYSTICQLRIICLRYFNVYHETFGLLHTLSSYMKQNRPIDIFGNGTQVRDFVHVDQVVLTSLLLLLANTPKCATYNVGSGQATPLLQIVDKLKSTFPNSKSIIRFHPKRECDIYHSVADCSKLDHTLDSLLNSVVQNQ
- a CDS encoding glycosyltransferase, producing the protein MKILFIVNQFPSLSETFILDQITGMIDRGNDVEIYALQRNSDVVIHEAVGRYKLLEKTFFRCSIPSSFVQRIAFYIRVSLRHPVLALRALHAKKLGVKFLSIQDYSVGWMLSEIAAFYGRREYDILYSMYGTNGQKAVLFRSMGLLKGKIATTFFGYDMTKCLKVYGDTFYNTLFEHGDIFLPLSEHFKNKLISIGCDEQKIIVHYLGIDLSVFQKRVKQDDSRGKHKVLVSVGRLSEEKGHVYAIEAVQKLKKFHHIHYYLVGDGPLRKKLEQRVRELNLSNDVTFVGPKIQQEVFEFLSKADLFLLPSVIVPNGDEEGTPLSLMEAMAMEIPLVSTQVGGIPELVRENTECLVPQRNSDALAEKISGFLQDSSTARSIATSNKECIHTFHNLEVQNDVLMKLFNNMVNV
- the pseB gene encoding UDP-N-acetylglucosamine 4,6-dehydratase (inverting), which produces MIKDKTILITGGTGTLGKAVTSEILKRYEPKRVIVFSRDEYKQFIMSQQMPFKGDKRLLFMIGDVRDQATLMNALRGVDIVVHTAALKHVSTCELNPYEAIKTNVLGAQNLIQASIEQNVKKVVVLSTDKACAPINLYGATKLCSDKLFINANSYSCAYGTAFSVVRFGNIAGSRGSVIPYFRGLIDQGIKKLPITDVRMTRFCLEEAEAIKMILKTIDIMHGGELFVKKAPSMRIIDLAHAICEDASLYEIGMRPGERIDEAMIVGEEVQQILEFEDYFLIKPSAELDLASYVYIGGRQVDGDFEYTSSKNMEWLSIQQLQDLMGRIKQEPIFADLFGDLKVIQP